One genomic segment of Erythrolamprus reginae isolate rEryReg1 chromosome 2, rEryReg1.hap1, whole genome shotgun sequence includes these proteins:
- the NXNL2 gene encoding nucleoredoxin-like protein 2, whose protein sequence is MVDLFSGRILMNLEGAYVDPEQALENKLVGLYFSASWCSLCRDFTPTLCDFYSALMDAVPHPAPFQIVFISSDRCREEMASFMGKMHPAWLALPFHDPLKNELKKKYNITAIPKLVIVKQTGEVITDKGRKQIRERGLNCFQNWLQGADIFQNFCI, encoded by the exons ATGGTGGATTTGTTCAGCGGGCGGATCCTCATGAACCTGGAGGGCGCCTACGTGGACCCCGAACAAGCGTTGGAGAACAAACTCGTGGGCTTGTACTTTTCGGCCTCCTGGTGCTCCCTCTGCAGGGACTTTACCCCGACGCTGTGCGACTTCTACAGCGCATTGATGGATGCCGTCCCTCATCCGGCCCCTTTCCAGATCGTCTTCATCTCCTCCGACCGCTGTCGGGAAGAAATGGCGAGCTTCATGGGCAAGATGCACCCGGCCTGGCTGGCCTTGCCTTTCCACGACCCGCTTAAGAA TGAATTGAAGAAGAAATACAACATAACAGCTATTCCCAAACTTGTGATTGTTAAACAAACTGGAGAGGTCATTACCGATAAAGGGAGAAAACAGATTCGTGAAAGAGGGCTCAATTGCTTTCAAAACTGGCTCCAGGGGGCTGATATCTTTCAGAATTTTTGTATCTGA